A region of Jaculus jaculus isolate mJacJac1 chromosome 16, mJacJac1.mat.Y.cur, whole genome shotgun sequence DNA encodes the following proteins:
- the LOC101609148 gene encoding thioredoxin-like protein 4A, with protein MSYVLPHLHRGWQVDQAIRSEEDRVVVIRFGHDRDPTCMKMDEVLYSIAEKKWKIAGDLPHLL; from the coding sequence ATGTCCTACGTGCTCCCGCATCTGCACCGTGGCTGGCAGGTAGACCAGGCCATTCGTTCTGAGGAGGACCGCGTGGTCGTCATTCGGTTCGGGCACGACAGGGACCCCACCTGCATGAAGATGGACGAGGTTCTGTACAGCATCGCTGAGAAGAAATGGAAGATAGCGGGAGATCTTCCTCATCTGTTATGA
- the LOC101610015 gene encoding N-alpha-acetyltransferase 11-like, with product MNMQRCDLLCLPENHQMKDYFYHGLSQPPLSYTAEDEDGTIVGYVLAKMEEDPDDVPHGHISLAVKRSHRRLGLAQKLMDQASRAMIENFSAKYVSLHVTKSNRAALHLYSNTLNFQVHEVEPKYYADGEDA from the coding sequence ATGAACATGCAGCGCTGcgacctcctctgcctccccgagaACCACCAGATGAAGGACTATTTCTACCACGGCCTCTCGCAGCCCCCGCTCTCCTACACAGCTGAGGACGAGGACGGCACGATCGTGGGCTACGTCCTGGCCAAAATGGAGGAGGATCCTGATGATGTCCCGCACGGACATATCTCCCTGGCTGTGAAACGCTCACACCGGCGCCTTGGTTTGGCCCAGAAGCTGATGGACCAGGCCTCACGGGCCATGATTGAGAACTTCAGCGCCAAATATGTGTCCCTGCATGTCACAAAGAGCAACCGAGCAGCGTTGCACCTTTATTCTAATACCCTCAACTTCCAGGTCCATGAAGTGGAACCCAAATATTATGCAGATGGGGAAGATGCTTAG